One window from the genome of Haladaptatus paucihalophilus DX253 encodes:
- a CDS encoding winged helix-turn-helix domain-containing protein, whose protein sequence is MVKVSGSGKLWYVLSGSRGGARRATLLAELAEEPRNPNRLAADLDIDYSTVRHHLDVLVEHELVETETGDYGSRYVLSAETERNWEEVERIIRTVS, encoded by the coding sequence GTGGTCAAGGTGAGCGGAAGCGGGAAACTGTGGTACGTCCTCTCCGGCAGTCGCGGCGGCGCTCGCCGGGCGACCCTACTGGCGGAACTCGCCGAGGAGCCGCGCAATCCGAACCGGTTGGCGGCCGACCTCGACATCGACTACAGCACCGTTCGGCATCATCTGGACGTCCTCGTCGAGCACGAGCTCGTCGAAACGGAGACGGGAGATTACGGGTCGCGGTACGTCCTATCGGCGGAAACCGAACGGAACTGGGAGGAGGTCGAGCGGATAATCCGAACGGTGTCGTAG
- a CDS encoding putative manganese transporter, producing MNNVVEIFFASVRDGYVQVSAFVAVTVLLFGLVQYRTNGALVERLSENERLQPLFGALMGLTPGCGGAIVMMPLYVRGTVSFGTVVATLIATAGDSAFVILALAPKAGLYAYGVAFVTAVLSGYAIDRFGMGVGRIDRAVASFGRTATDGGFAADGPGGNPTHEYDAGCETGAARTSSVLTPLSHAAHAVWWVSAAAALVLGVMYLLAGAPDVALTVGPSYAGAFTVVGVTGTTLSLYLYFVGRHYLGDGHVGRAPESFGDAYETLTHAAMETSFVTVWVLAAYLLYEYGVLLFGIDVGALAAAAGLLAPIAGAVVGLIPGCGPQIVLASVYAEGAIPFSALTANAISQDGDALFPLIAIDKTAAVVASIYTTIPALVVGVLLHVLFGPMNGFGVLG from the coding sequence ATGAATAACGTTGTGGAGATATTCTTCGCATCCGTCAGGGACGGCTACGTGCAGGTGAGTGCGTTCGTCGCCGTTACCGTCCTCCTCTTCGGACTCGTCCAGTACCGAACGAACGGGGCGCTGGTCGAGCGACTCTCCGAAAACGAGCGCCTCCAACCGTTGTTCGGCGCTCTCATGGGACTCACGCCGGGCTGTGGCGGGGCAATCGTGATGATGCCGCTGTACGTTCGCGGGACGGTTAGCTTCGGCACCGTCGTCGCAACGCTCATCGCGACCGCCGGTGATTCGGCGTTCGTCATCCTCGCACTGGCCCCGAAAGCGGGATTGTACGCCTACGGCGTCGCCTTCGTGACGGCCGTCCTCTCCGGCTACGCCATCGACCGCTTCGGGATGGGTGTCGGCCGAATCGACCGCGCCGTCGCATCGTTCGGACGGACCGCGACCGACGGGGGGTTCGCCGCCGACGGTCCCGGCGGCAATCCGACGCACGAGTACGACGCAGGTTGTGAAACGGGGGCCGCACGAACCTCGTCAGTCCTGACGCCGCTGAGTCACGCGGCTCACGCGGTCTGGTGGGTGTCGGCGGCCGCCGCGCTCGTCCTCGGAGTGATGTACCTGCTCGCGGGTGCGCCGGACGTCGCGCTCACCGTCGGTCCCTCCTATGCCGGAGCGTTCACCGTCGTCGGAGTGACGGGAACCACCCTGTCGTTGTATCTCTACTTCGTCGGCCGACACTACCTCGGCGACGGGCACGTCGGTCGGGCACCCGAATCGTTCGGGGATGCGTACGAAACCCTCACGCACGCGGCGATGGAAACGAGTTTCGTCACCGTCTGGGTGCTCGCCGCGTACCTGCTCTACGAGTACGGTGTCTTGCTGTTCGGTATCGACGTCGGCGCGCTCGCCGCGGCCGCGGGCCTCCTCGCCCCCATCGCCGGTGCCGTCGTCGGCCTGATTCCCGGCTGTGGCCCGCAAATCGTGCTCGCCAGTGTGTACGCCGAGGGCGCGATACCGTTCTCCGCGCTCACCGCGAACGCCATCAGTCAGGACGGGGACGCCCTCTTCCCGCTCATCGCCATCGACAAAACGGCCGCGGTCGTGGCGTCCATCTACACCACGATACCCGCGCTCGTCGTCGGCGTCCTGCTTCACGTCCTGTTCGGTCCGATGAACGGATTCGGCGTCCTCGGCTGA
- a CDS encoding cold-shock protein, with product MAKGTVTFFNDTGGYGFIETDDADDDVFFHMEDVGGPDLEEGQEVEFDIEQADKGPRATNLQRL from the coding sequence ATGGCGAAAGGTACGGTAACCTTCTTTAACGACACCGGCGGCTACGGTTTCATCGAGACTGACGACGCGGACGACGACGTGTTCTTCCACATGGAGGATGTCGGCGGCCCGGACTTAGAGGAGGGACAAGAAGTCGAATTCGACATCGAACAGGCGGACAAAGGCCCACGCGCGACGAATCTCCAGCGGCTCTGA
- a CDS encoding DUF7836 family putative zinc-binding protein: MVETYVRLLCPECGKHWESSPNDLPEPKRQFHCPNCHATRRTSEFTRTERDLETLKQLQ; the protein is encoded by the coding sequence ATGGTGGAAACCTACGTTCGATTACTCTGCCCGGAATGCGGAAAACACTGGGAATCCAGTCCCAACGATCTGCCGGAACCCAAACGACAGTTCCACTGTCCGAACTGTCACGCAACGAGACGGACGTCGGAGTTCACGCGGACCGAGCGCGACCTCGAAACGCTCAAACAACTCCAGTAA
- a CDS encoding UPF0058 family protein, with the protein MKKQELIHLHGLLAEVGNHFEEQDGKQITLDDYDSLGVRPTSIHKSKTDHKAAVFALSEAITDGMRATEREAVAPQAD; encoded by the coding sequence ATGAAGAAGCAGGAGCTCATCCACCTTCACGGCCTGCTTGCGGAAGTTGGCAACCATTTCGAGGAACAGGACGGGAAACAGATCACGCTGGACGACTACGACTCTCTCGGTGTACGACCGACGTCTATTCATAAATCAAAAACAGACCACAAGGCAGCTGTTTTTGCACTCTCCGAGGCCATCACCGACGGTATGCGTGCGACCGAACGCGAAGCGGTCGCACCGCAGGCAGACTGA
- a CDS encoding archaellin/type IV pilin N-terminal domain-containing protein gives MKDNKTDSSSLERGQVGIGTLIVFIAMVLVAAIAAGVLINTAGFLQSKSQRTGTESTAQVTDRVHVVSAYGNVTYNSSMNQHVVDYVNLTVMKGSGAGDINLSKATIEWLGPDDGLILVNGSTPDKQNFTVEPIRDTDDTLPVLVNQDDRFRIVLDTERITGGLKERQEFTIKIVTTAGAVTYHHSIPETLSDSHAIAL, from the coding sequence ATGAAAGATAATAAGACAGACAGTTCGTCGCTGGAACGAGGTCAGGTCGGCATCGGAACACTCATCGTGTTCATCGCGATGGTGCTGGTCGCCGCAATCGCTGCGGGCGTCCTCATCAACACGGCAGGATTCCTTCAGTCGAAATCCCAACGAACTGGAACGGAGAGTACCGCACAGGTTACCGACCGCGTACACGTGGTCAGCGCGTACGGGAATGTCACGTATAACTCCTCGATGAATCAACACGTCGTGGATTACGTCAATCTCACGGTGATGAAAGGCTCCGGCGCAGGCGACATCAACCTCTCGAAGGCGACAATCGAGTGGCTCGGACCCGACGACGGTCTCATTCTGGTGAACGGAAGCACCCCGGACAAGCAGAACTTCACAGTCGAACCGATTCGTGACACGGATGACACGCTTCCCGTTCTCGTCAATCAGGACGACCGGTTTAGAATCGTCCTCGATACGGAGAGAATCACCGGCGGACTCAAAGAGCGACAGGAGTTCACGATCAAAATCGTGACTACCGCGGGTGCGGTGACGTACCACCACAGCATCCCGGAAACGCTCTCGGATAGCCACGCAATCGCGCTATAA
- a CDS encoding carbon-nitrogen family hydrolase, whose translation MKLALAQIAIDGGDVETNVRRATDAIESAAERGADLVALPEIFNVGYFAFDTYQRNAEALDGPTLSRISDLADEHDIGVLAGSIVEDLSETDGETPSEEGLANTSVFFDRDGRRKAVYRKHHLFGYESAEAEMLVPGESLGIAEFDGITVGMTTCYDLRFPELYRDIAEAGATLVLVPSAWPYPRVEHWEVLTRARAIENQCFVAAINGSGSYEDATLIGRSSVYDPWGTMLASTGDEPEVVVRDIDPTRVEEVRGEFPAWHDRRR comes from the coding sequence GTGAAACTCGCACTCGCCCAAATCGCCATCGACGGCGGCGACGTGGAAACGAACGTCCGTCGGGCGACCGACGCCATCGAATCGGCGGCGGAACGCGGCGCGGACCTCGTGGCACTCCCCGAGATATTCAACGTCGGCTACTTCGCCTTCGATACGTACCAGCGAAATGCGGAAGCACTCGACGGGCCGACGCTCTCACGAATCTCCGACCTCGCCGACGAACACGATATCGGCGTCCTCGCGGGAAGCATCGTCGAGGACCTCTCGGAAACCGACGGCGAAACCCCCTCCGAGGAGGGCCTCGCCAACACGTCCGTCTTTTTCGACCGCGACGGGCGACGGAAAGCGGTGTATCGAAAACACCACCTGTTCGGCTACGAGTCGGCGGAAGCCGAGATGCTTGTTCCCGGTGAATCGCTCGGCATCGCCGAGTTCGATGGAATCACCGTCGGGATGACGACGTGTTACGACCTTCGGTTTCCCGAACTCTACCGCGACATCGCGGAGGCGGGCGCGACGTTGGTTCTCGTTCCGAGCGCGTGGCCGTATCCGAGGGTCGAACACTGGGAAGTGCTTACCCGGGCGCGTGCCATCGAAAACCAGTGTTTCGTCGCCGCCATCAACGGGTCCGGGTCCTACGAGGACGCGACGCTCATCGGTCGGTCGTCGGTGTACGACCCGTGGGGAACGATGCTCGCCAGCACGGGCGACGAACCGGAAGTCGTGGTCCGGGACATCGACCCGACGCGGGTGGAAGAGGTCCGCGGGGAGTTCCCCGCGTGGCACGATAGGCGTCGCTGA
- a CDS encoding SRPBCC family protein — MTVRVERTFDLPVPPEDVWDFIADPKRRAEAISVVADYDTKAGGRRATWHIELPIPFVNRTIPVKTEDVSREEPRYVKFVGRSSAMRVTGEHTIEETDSGCKLHNRFIVEGRVPGIERYFKKHLDDELTNLETELQEEVGVVS, encoded by the coding sequence ATGACTGTCCGGGTAGAGCGGACCTTCGATCTTCCGGTACCGCCGGAGGACGTGTGGGACTTCATCGCCGACCCAAAACGCCGAGCCGAAGCTATCAGCGTGGTTGCGGACTACGACACGAAAGCCGGAGGCAGGAGGGCGACGTGGCACATCGAACTCCCGATTCCGTTCGTGAACCGAACGATTCCCGTCAAGACGGAGGACGTGAGCCGCGAGGAACCTCGATACGTGAAGTTCGTCGGTCGCTCATCGGCGATGCGCGTCACGGGCGAGCACACTATCGAGGAGACCGACTCCGGTTGTAAACTCCACAATCGGTTCATCGTGGAGGGTCGGGTTCCCGGCATCGAGCGCTATTTCAAAAAACACCTGGACGACGAGTTGACGAACTTGGAGACCGAGCTGCAAGAGGAGGTCGGTGTCGTCTCGTGA
- a CDS encoding DUF7123 family protein → MTEFSNEEQRILEFLRESVAGGERYFRAKNIAKHLGLSSKQVGSRLPRLAEKSEDVDIEKWGRARSTTWKVSPS, encoded by the coding sequence ATGACAGAGTTCAGCAACGAGGAACAGCGTATCCTCGAATTCCTGCGCGAGAGCGTGGCTGGTGGTGAGCGCTATTTCCGCGCAAAGAACATCGCCAAACACCTCGGACTCTCATCGAAGCAAGTCGGTTCCCGACTCCCCCGACTGGCCGAAAAGTCCGAAGACGTGGACATCGAGAAGTGGGGACGCGCTCGTTCGACGACGTGGAAAGTAAGTCCGAGCTAA
- a CDS encoding DUF7525 family protein, which translates to MAGTQAVTTDMGTGLSVLFVLLAIAGAAVTFVTPGTETAAWGFAAAMIAGVLAVAASHLYQN; encoded by the coding sequence ATGGCAGGAACACAGGCAGTTACGACGGATATGGGGACGGGACTTTCCGTGCTGTTCGTCCTCCTCGCAATCGCTGGTGCAGCGGTAACGTTTGTCACGCCGGGGACGGAAACCGCCGCGTGGGGCTTTGCGGCAGCGATGATTGCGGGAGTCCTCGCGGTCGCCGCGAGCCACCTCTATCAGAACTGA
- a CDS encoding LEA type 2 family protein produces the protein MVVGKLKGILRLGKRGFLAIVLVVALVGAGVLYGVLGVPSVVGLDNEFGTVTNQTTGIETALVVNNPNPIAISAGNTSVNYTVDMNDVTMANGSRSNLGLDRGNTTLRFSTRMRNDKIPEWWVSHIRNGEQTTLRLQSTVHSSLVGRSVRVPYSQQIETDIIGEFNSSETRPVNANAPLVSDPVLYVNETSANWGAVTRETTPIRMRMRVYNPKTVTYTISEIGYDMTMNGIAVGNGTTDRPYAIPGKSEETIRMKTVIRNEHLDDWWVSHLRNGQQTDLKISFYANIELPSGKTVRVPLRQLTYEKRIQTHIFENDSAEGTLQANGTAGGNSMKTTASGTTATTATETTEGDGTAAGTDGTTTTVTTESAATDATTTTTATTDDGGLLGGLGIIAPRYD, from the coding sequence ATGGTCGTGGGAAAACTCAAGGGAATCTTACGTCTCGGAAAGCGAGGATTTCTCGCAATCGTACTCGTCGTCGCACTCGTCGGCGCAGGCGTGCTGTACGGCGTTCTCGGCGTACCGAGCGTCGTCGGGTTAGACAACGAGTTCGGAACAGTAACAAATCAGACGACTGGAATCGAAACCGCGCTCGTGGTGAACAATCCGAATCCCATCGCCATCAGCGCGGGCAACACGTCGGTGAACTACACCGTCGATATGAACGACGTGACGATGGCGAACGGGAGCAGGTCGAACCTCGGGCTCGACCGCGGCAACACGACGCTTCGGTTCTCCACGCGGATGCGAAACGACAAAATCCCAGAGTGGTGGGTGTCGCACATCCGCAACGGCGAGCAAACCACGCTCCGGCTTCAGTCGACGGTTCACTCTTCGCTGGTCGGGCGGTCGGTGCGCGTGCCCTACAGCCAGCAGATAGAGACGGACATCATCGGCGAGTTCAATTCCTCGGAAACGCGACCCGTGAACGCGAACGCGCCGCTCGTCTCCGACCCGGTGCTCTACGTGAACGAAACGAGCGCGAACTGGGGTGCCGTGACGCGCGAGACGACGCCGATTCGGATGCGGATGCGGGTGTACAACCCCAAGACGGTGACGTACACGATCAGCGAAATCGGCTACGACATGACGATGAACGGCATCGCCGTCGGGAACGGAACGACCGACCGGCCGTACGCGATTCCCGGCAAGTCCGAGGAGACGATTCGGATGAAAACCGTCATCCGGAACGAACACCTCGACGACTGGTGGGTCAGTCACCTCCGAAACGGACAGCAGACGGACCTGAAAATCTCGTTTTACGCCAACATCGAGCTGCCGAGCGGCAAGACGGTTCGCGTCCCGCTCCGCCAACTCACCTACGAGAAACGGATACAGACCCACATCTTCGAGAACGACTCGGCCGAGGGCACGCTCCAAGCGAACGGAACGGCGGGCGGTAACTCGATGAAAACGACCGCCAGCGGAACGACGGCGACGACAGCGACGGAGACCACGGAGGGCGACGGAACCGCGGCCGGTACGGATGGAACCACGACGACCGTCACGACCGAATCCGCGGCGACCGACGCGACGACCACCACAACCGCGACGACGGACGACGGCGGTTTGCTCGGCGGCCTCGGCATCATCGCGCCCCGTTACGACTGA
- a CDS encoding DUF7528 family protein: MDIDGETFELSRETATDLQDAVGDALTERREFFRTAGTFREDGSYEVSRRGADSAGNAKVFQTFDAMARLFDRLPAQFTAEDVGRTGITGSRRHLLIRHFGEHPDFPCRISSRNPLTAEKEDEVAVATGTTEVGAD, translated from the coding sequence GTGGACATCGATGGCGAAACCTTCGAGCTATCGCGCGAAACTGCTACCGACCTGCAGGACGCGGTAGGCGACGCGCTGACCGAGCGCCGCGAGTTCTTCCGCACGGCAGGGACGTTCCGCGAAGACGGCAGCTACGAGGTTTCCCGCCGCGGTGCCGACTCCGCAGGGAACGCCAAGGTGTTCCAAACGTTCGACGCGATGGCGCGGTTGTTCGACCGGCTCCCCGCGCAGTTCACCGCGGAGGACGTCGGCAGAACCGGAATCACGGGGTCGCGCCGCCACCTGCTCATTCGACACTTCGGGGAACACCCCGATTTCCCGTGTCGGATATCCTCACGAAACCCGCTGACCGCGGAAAAGGAGGACGAGGTGGCCGTCGCTACCGGAACGACGGAGGTCGGCGCCGACTGA
- the aspS gene encoding aspartate--tRNA(Asn) ligase: MIERTYSDDITAEQDGETVSIAGHVHDIRDLGGLSFVIVRDREGQTQVVFKEGNDEDLFEAANDLGKEDVVRITGSVKASDQAPGGVELMPSELEVINAAESPLPMEVAKDIESDLSTRLDNRSIDLRKPEAYAVFSLRSKLVNAMEEWFDGEGFRNVDTPLLSQEGAEGGAELFPVVYYGEEVFLSQSPQLYKQMLMAAGFDKIYETGTAFRAEAFATSRHVSEISMFDVELAYIDDHHDVMDVQEESLRHTLERVSENATDELETLGVDLAVPTDPFPRVTFEEARDILATEFDHVPEDETDLDTKGEKLLGEYFEEQGHPAFFVVGYPDEKFYYKQDVPGDDIASRKFDLIYKGQELSSGGQREHDIETMSEYMEDQGADPENFHFYLEAFRFGIPPHGGYGLGIDRLVQKVGELDNIKEAILFPRDPDRVTP; encoded by the coding sequence ATGATAGAGCGAACGTATTCTGACGACATCACGGCGGAACAGGACGGCGAGACGGTATCCATTGCGGGACACGTCCACGACATTCGAGACCTCGGTGGACTCTCCTTCGTCATCGTCCGCGACCGGGAAGGGCAGACGCAGGTCGTGTTCAAGGAAGGGAACGACGAGGACCTCTTCGAGGCGGCGAACGACCTCGGGAAGGAGGACGTCGTTCGAATTACCGGCTCGGTGAAAGCGAGCGACCAAGCGCCGGGCGGCGTCGAACTCATGCCGTCCGAACTCGAGGTCATCAACGCGGCCGAATCGCCGCTGCCGATGGAAGTGGCGAAGGACATCGAGTCGGACCTCTCGACGCGGCTCGACAACCGGAGCATCGACCTCCGGAAGCCGGAGGCGTACGCGGTCTTCTCGCTCCGCTCGAAGCTCGTCAACGCGATGGAGGAGTGGTTCGACGGCGAGGGATTCCGTAACGTCGATACGCCCCTGCTCTCGCAAGAGGGTGCGGAGGGCGGCGCGGAACTGTTCCCCGTCGTCTACTACGGCGAGGAAGTGTTCCTCTCCCAAAGTCCCCAGTTGTACAAGCAGATGCTCATGGCGGCCGGATTCGACAAAATCTACGAAACCGGGACGGCGTTCCGCGCGGAAGCGTTCGCCACCTCCCGGCACGTCTCCGAAATCTCGATGTTCGACGTCGAGTTGGCGTACATCGACGACCATCACGACGTGATGGACGTTCAGGAGGAGTCGCTTCGCCACACGCTCGAACGGGTGAGCGAGAACGCGACGGACGAACTGGAGACGCTCGGCGTCGACCTCGCGGTACCGACCGACCCGTTCCCGCGCGTCACGTTCGAGGAGGCCCGCGACATCCTCGCCACGGAGTTCGACCACGTGCCGGAGGACGAAACCGACCTCGACACGAAGGGCGAGAAACTGCTCGGCGAGTACTTCGAGGAGCAGGGCCACCCCGCCTTCTTCGTCGTCGGCTACCCGGACGAGAAGTTCTACTACAAACAGGACGTGCCGGGCGACGACATCGCCTCGCGGAAGTTCGACCTCATCTACAAGGGCCAGGAACTCTCCTCGGGCGGTCAGCGTGAACACGATATCGAGACGATGAGCGAGTACATGGAAGACCAGGGTGCGGACCCCGAGAACTTCCACTTCTACCTGGAGGCCTTCCGGTTCGGCATTCCGCCCCACGGCGGCTACGGCCTCGGTATCGACCGACTCGTCCAGAAGGTCGGCGAGCTGGACAACATCAAAGAAGCCATCCTCTTCCCGCGCGACCCCGACCGCGTGACGCCGTAG
- a CDS encoding phosphate signaling complex PhoU family protein codes for METRKVQRLGPSTLAMTLPAEWAQQHGVEKGDEVSLRISGKGTLTVLPESAHDEESEATIHTEQLDADAVERAIVAQYVLGRRVIHVVSEDTLESSHINAVYNAETQLMGLGVIEETPESIAIRCSVDPEDFDLDNLLERLENTGSTMRGEAVKALAHGNPDLAQRALNRERQANKIFVLLLRLIFTAHENPSIARAIGLDSGFPLIGYRSIAKNLELTADNAEDIADIVLESEGHTLEVDSSTMRRIREFTDQVDEMTALAVKASVERDYDMTLEVRHKFHELGDRESDILSDLPEMSNDDLLEVRDVLVSLQHTAQYAMRNAEIAANLALNEESEHTTIN; via the coding sequence ATGGAAACACGAAAGGTACAGCGGCTGGGTCCATCGACGTTGGCGATGACCCTTCCGGCGGAGTGGGCACAGCAACACGGGGTCGAGAAGGGCGACGAAGTGTCCCTTCGCATCAGCGGGAAGGGGACGCTCACCGTCCTGCCCGAGTCGGCCCACGACGAGGAGTCGGAGGCGACGATTCACACCGAGCAACTGGACGCTGATGCGGTCGAACGCGCCATCGTCGCCCAGTACGTCCTCGGGCGGCGCGTCATCCACGTCGTGAGCGAGGACACGCTCGAAAGCAGCCACATCAACGCCGTTTACAACGCGGAGACGCAGTTGATGGGGTTGGGCGTCATCGAGGAGACGCCGGAAAGCATCGCCATCCGGTGCTCCGTGGACCCCGAGGATTTCGACTTGGACAACCTGCTGGAGCGGTTGGAGAACACGGGCAGCACCATGCGCGGCGAGGCCGTAAAGGCGCTCGCCCACGGCAACCCCGACCTCGCCCAACGGGCGCTCAACCGGGAGCGGCAGGCGAACAAGATATTCGTCCTCCTCTTGCGTCTCATCTTCACGGCACACGAGAACCCCTCCATCGCCCGCGCCATCGGGTTGGACAGCGGTTTCCCGCTCATCGGCTACCGCTCGATAGCGAAGAATCTCGAACTCACGGCGGACAACGCGGAGGACATCGCGGATATCGTCCTCGAATCGGAGGGACACACGCTCGAAGTCGATAGCTCGACGATGCGCCGCATCCGGGAGTTCACGGACCAGGTGGACGAGATGACCGCGCTGGCCGTGAAGGCGAGCGTCGAGCGCGACTACGACATGACGCTCGAAGTCAGGCACAAGTTCCACGAACTCGGCGACCGGGAGTCGGACATCCTCTCGGACCTCCCCGAGATGTCGAACGACGACCTGCTCGAAGTCCGGGACGTGCTCGTCAGCCTCCAGCACACCGCCCAGTACGCCATGCGGAACGCGGAAATCGCGGCGAATCTGGCGCTCAACGAGGAGAGCGAGCACACGACCATCAACTGA
- a CDS encoding ATP-NAD kinase family protein has translation MRIGVVVNPIAGMGGRVGLKGTDGKVAEARERGAERRAPDRAVAALSALYDRAPDSELLTYAGEMGAEEALAAGFDPEIVGEPGEEETSAADTREAVRRLVADGVDLVLFVGGDGTAVDVAETLAEVEADAPMLGVPAGVKIYSSVFAVTPKAAGRVAASFDRTEEREVNDIDEEAYRAGEVRAELKAVASVPVAESLQSGKQLGGGTVESLAAGVADDVQPGVTYVLAGSIVGAIKSELGFDGSPLGVDVWRDGEVVARDANEEELLAALGRVNVIVVSLIGGQGFVFGRGNHQISPAVIRRSDVEIVASKTKLDGPGILRADTGDVVVDESLRGWWKVRVGRFERRMLKLS, from the coding sequence ATGCGAATCGGCGTGGTCGTCAACCCAATCGCTGGCATGGGGGGACGAGTCGGCCTGAAGGGAACCGACGGAAAGGTCGCGGAGGCGCGGGAGCGCGGAGCGGAGCGACGCGCTCCCGACAGGGCCGTTGCCGCTCTGTCGGCGCTGTACGACCGCGCGCCGGACTCCGAACTGCTGACCTACGCTGGCGAGATGGGGGCCGAGGAAGCGCTGGCGGCCGGGTTCGACCCCGAAATCGTCGGCGAACCCGGCGAGGAGGAAACGAGCGCGGCGGACACCCGCGAGGCGGTTCGCCGACTGGTCGCGGACGGCGTGGACCTCGTTCTGTTCGTCGGCGGGGACGGAACCGCCGTGGACGTGGCCGAGACGCTGGCCGAGGTCGAGGCCGACGCGCCGATGCTCGGCGTCCCCGCCGGGGTGAAAATCTACTCCTCGGTGTTCGCGGTGACGCCGAAGGCGGCGGGACGGGTCGCGGCGTCGTTCGACCGCACGGAGGAGCGCGAGGTGAACGACATCGACGAGGAGGCCTACCGGGCGGGCGAGGTGCGGGCCGAACTGAAAGCCGTCGCCAGCGTTCCGGTGGCCGAGTCGCTCCAGTCGGGAAAGCAACTCGGGGGCGGAACCGTCGAGAGCCTCGCGGCCGGGGTCGCGGACGACGTGCAACCGGGCGTCACCTACGTCCTCGCGGGAAGCATCGTCGGAGCCATCAAATCCGAGTTGGGGTTCGACGGGTCGCCGCTCGGCGTGGACGTGTGGCGCGACGGGGAGGTCGTCGCCCGCGACGCGAACGAGGAGGAACTCCTCGCCGCGCTCGGCCGCGTGAACGTCATCGTCGTCTCGCTCATCGGCGGGCAAGGGTTCGTCTTCGGACGCGGAAATCACCAGATTTCACCGGCCGTGATTCGGCGGTCGGACGTCGAAATCGTCGCCTCGAAGACGAAACTGGACGGCCCCGGCATCCTTCGGGCGGATACGGGCGACGTGGTGGTCGACGAGTCCTTGCGCGGTTGGTGGAAGGTGCGCGTCGGGCGGTTCGAACGACGAATGTTGAAACTATCGTGA